The sequence GGGAACTTTTTCCAGATTCACTGCATCCGTTGAGTGAAGGGTATGTGATTTGGGCGAATGCGATGGCTCCACAATTGGACGAATGGATCGGTCAGCCGTAGTCTGAGAATTTGTAGGGTTGGCGGTAGGAGAGGATTGGAATTTCTCGCGGGAAATCCATTGAAGGTTTTGGATCGGAGCATTCGCAGTTTTCTTTGTCTCTGTGGGGCTTCGGAAGATGCAAAGGACGAGCACTGGAGACTTGCTCTCTTCGAAGAAAGAACGAGAATAGTATGAGCGGAGATCGGAAAACGGGTCCGGCCGATTCTGTCCGTTTATGTATGGAATCGCTGGAATCACTTTGTGGCAGATTTGGAGGCAAGTTCAGTCGCCAGCGAGGTGCTTGGCCTTCGACTTCGCGTGACTACTGGCTGATTTTTGAGGCACTCCACCCGATTTCAGTCGGGTATGTGAGTCGAAGTTCGCAAATTCACAGTAGCTGGGGAATGCGGTGGCATTTTGAAAATCGGAAAATGCGTAGTTTGGACTACTATTCCTTGATTTTCATCACCCGTGGACGCGGGCTCTACTACGATCATCACACCGAGACGGATTTGGAGGTTTCTGCGGGGGATTTGATCTGTGTTTTTCCCAGCAAATCCCATGCCTATGGTCCTCGCCCTGGAGAATCCTGGGATGAAATCAATGTGGAGTTTGTCGGTCCGGTTTTCGACAGTTGGATGGGCGTCGGTCTTTTGGATCCTTCGCAGCCGATTCGCTCTTTGGCCGCTTCCGATTCTCCGGAGAATATTGATTACTGGCTTCAGCGTTTCTATGAGGTCGTTTTGCCGATCGTGGAGACCAACACCTTTGAACCCACGTTGAGCGACACGGGGAGAATGGTGGCCCTGATTGCCGAAATGAGCGACACTTGGCAGACGGGTACCTGCGACACGGATCTGACTTGGATGAATGAGGCAAAGAGACGCCTCAAGGAACTTCCCTTGAAAGAAAAGCCGGACTACGAATGGTTGGCAGGTTCCTTCTGTATAGGAGAGCAAGCGTTTCGTAAAAAGTTCAAACGACTCAGTGGGCTAACTCCGTCAGAGTATCGATCTCGTCTCCAGATCGAAGCGGCTTGTCACCTGTTGATTTCCGAAAAGCCGATTAAAGAGATTGGCTACGATTTGGGATTCGGAAGTTATTATTATTTCTCCCGACGTTTCAAGCAGCTTACGGGCATGACCCCGGGACAGTACCGCAAGAATGTGACGGCTTGATGGTTGTGCTTCCACGGGAGAGCATTCGGGGTGAAATGTCTTTGGATTGTGGGTGCTAATTTCGGTGTGCTGCTCGATACCAATTAAGACAATATAGATATTGAATTGTGTGGGGGATGGAATTTGCGGAAGAGTGAATTCTTTAGATGATGGAGGGTATGAATCGCTCCCCACGCCCTTGGGTCAAGGTTTGCCCCATCCCAAGAATTTTTCCCCTTAGGTCCTCTTTGTCTAGAGATGGATTTACCTTAATCGAGCTCCTCGCTGTAATCGCAATACTGGGTGTTTTGACGTCCATACTGATCCCTGCGATCGGCTCAATTCGTAGCGGAGCAAAGAGTTCCCAGTGTAGGTCCAATCTTCGTCAGATCCATGGTGGTGTCATTCTTTATGCGACGGAGAATGAAGGTTGGCTGCCTCCGAATGAAGACGATAGAGGCCATGGAGCTTGGTGGAAGCAGATCTATCCCGCCTATATCGATGGACCGGGAGTATTTCTCTGTCCGGCTGATGAGACGGAAGGCATCTCAGATGAGAATGCAGATCTGGCTTGGAATGGGAAACTTTCATACGGAGCCATGGGGAACGATGACCCTTACGCCAAACAGGGCGTCATGGATAAGAAGTTAAGCATGTTTTCCGAGCCGAGCATTTCCGTAATGTTGGTGGACGCTCATCGAGAGGGGCGGCAGCTCGCCAAGAGTTGGTTCTACAATTGGCCCCGTTACTCTCCTGACATTGTTCCGGCCCATGGAGACAAAGTCAATCTGGCCTTCGTCGACGGTCACGTGGAGGACCTTTCGGTCGAGGAGATTGAGCAACGGTTCGATGAGGACCGTATCCGGATTTCTTACGGGGGAATGCCCTCAAGAACTGAAAAACTAACCCGTTAATCTTAGAACCCCAAAATATCATGAATGCGACTTATACTTATTTCTCGGTGGTAATGCTCTCAGTGTTGTCTCTCCAGGCCGCCGACTTTTCCTGGACGAACGGCTCCGTGGGAGGAAACTGGAGCGATGGAACGAATTGGAACCAGAGCGGCTCGGTCCCAGGTAGTTCCGATAATGTTGTGGCTCCGACCGCTTTCGGCCAGGTTGCTATCGACACGGATGTGGAGATTCAAAACTTCACTTATGCGACCGGAGGCAGTAGCTGGTCTCTGGTCAACATCGGAGCCGATCATACCATGTCGGTGAACCAACTCTATAAGGCGGGTGGATTGTCTCTCTACTTTACCTCGAATTCCGCCACCGAAAAACTCTCTTTGGAGGTAGGAGAGTTGGTGGCGAGAGACGGGATTCTGAATTTGGGAGGAGTCAATTCCTGGCAAGCGAATGCTCTGGGAAGTCTTTCCGTGTCCGGTACTACCCATGTGTATGGCAATTTGAACGTGAATGCGGATAATGCCTCCCTCGGGTTAATTCATTTTCGCGAAGCGGGGGGGACCTTGGCGATAGCTTCATACCGGACGGGAGGTAATGCGACGAGGTCGGTTTCTTCCAGCGGTTTGACAGGAGATGCAGGGTCCCTGTACGTAACTTCCGCAAACCTTCAGAGTTCGTCGGCCAGTCTGGAAGGTCAGTTAACCGTCAATACAGATACGGATTATTCCTATTCCGGAGAGCTTGTTGATCGTGGAGGGTCCGGGACGGTTGGGGATGTCACACTTTCGTTGATCAAGGCGGGAGTCGGAACCCAAAGTCTCAACGGGTCCAACACATATAGTGGAACGACGACCGTGAACGGAGGGACTCTTCTCGTCAATGGGACGCATTCGAATGCCGGTTCGTATCAATTGAATGGCGGAACATTGGGCGGTAGCGGAACCATTTCGACCACAGACGCAGACGTAACGGTCGCCAATTGTGCTGGATTGACCCCCGGCGATAACGGTGTTGGCGTGTTGAGTCTTAACTTGGGAACCGGGACCCTCGATTTGTCTGCGGCCCTTGAGTCTCAGGACGTCTTGGCCTATGAACTCGATTCGATTGGAGCCAGTGATCGGATTGATTTGACCGGAATCTTGAACATCGGCTCGGGCGTTCTGGATCTGAGCAGCTTCTCTTTCGATTTTCTCAGCGGGGTTGAAGAGGGAAGTTACACCTTGATCAGCTCCTCTGAAATCATTGCGGGAACCTTGGGAACCAATTTGAGTGGCACACAAGATGGCTGGGAGTTGGATCTCTATCTTTCTGGAGACAATCAGAAGGTAATGATGGATGTTTCGGCGATTCCAGAAGTTTCTTCTACGGGACTGTTGATGGGAGTCGGTGTTCTTCTGTTCCTCGGTTCTAAGCGGAAGCGTTAGAAATGATCTATTCTTGTTTCGCCATTTGCGACTCTTATTGGGTGAGACGCTCGATCCCTATGTTTACTCGAATCATGTATTCATTCCGAAAAACATCTCGCATCTATCTCTCCGTTCTCGCTTTGGGTGTGGTCGGATTTGTTTCCCACACTTTTGGCAAGGAAGAGAAGCCGGACACTTCGACGGAAGTGAGAAACCTGCGAATGGGAGTCTGCACACACTTCATTCAGAAAAAGGGAATGAAGCACTGGGATCCAGAAACCTATATGCCTCTCGTTGCCAATCTGGGAGTCGGTTGGATACGCGACGAGATACTCTGGGGCCAGGTGGAACGGGAAGAAGGTGTCTACCAATTGCGGGATCACGATCGCGCCTGGATCGATCTCGTAAATGAGTACAACCTCAACGTATGCCTGACGCTGGCGGGAGGGAACTCCCTGTACGAAAATCAGTTCGATCCCGAAGCATTCGGGCGATTTGCGGCCTATGTGGCTCAGGAGCTGGATGGGAAGGTTCAGGCTCTCGAGATTCAGAACGAACCTTTTAACTGGTACGCGCGCTACTTCAACGAAGGGACTAGTCGTGGCGGGGACTGGTATGGCCTGTCGGTGGAAACGGGAGAAGTGCAGAGCTGGGTCGATCGCTACCGGGTTCTTCTCAACACGGCTGCCGATGCGATTAAAGAGGCGAATCCGGAGATGGAGGTTATCGGATTGGGGTCCTTTCCCGCGATCAATTACCGTCAGATCGAAGGCGGCTTATCTCCTTCGGTTGACGGGATCACGGCTCACCCCTACAGCTATCGAACGGTTCCGGAACTGGTCCCTTACGCCTCGAGTCCAGAAAAGTTTGAGCTTAATGGAGGGCGTGATGTCGCCGACAACGAGGGCACATTTGCTTCCTTCATTCGGATGATTCGGGAGTTTTCGGAGGAGCACGGAGGCCCCTCGCAGATTTGGTTGACCGAGTGGGGATACAGTGATTTTCGGGTCAGAGGAGGGTCGAATGGAAACTATTGGGGATTTACCCCCAGTGCGGTGGCTGCCTATGCGCAACGTCGATTTGTTGAGGGGCTGGGGTTGGATATCGAGATGAGCGCAATCTATTCCCTTA is a genomic window of Puniceicoccus vermicola containing:
- a CDS encoding AraC family transcriptional regulator, yielding MRWHFENRKMRSLDYYSLIFITRGRGLYYDHHTETDLEVSAGDLICVFPSKSHAYGPRPGESWDEINVEFVGPVFDSWMGVGLLDPSQPIRSLAASDSPENIDYWLQRFYEVVLPIVETNTFEPTLSDTGRMVALIAEMSDTWQTGTCDTDLTWMNEAKRRLKELPLKEKPDYEWLAGSFCIGEQAFRKKFKRLSGLTPSEYRSRLQIEAACHLLISEKPIKEIGYDLGFGSYYYFSRRFKQLTGMTPGQYRKNVTA
- a CDS encoding prepilin-type N-terminal cleavage/methylation domain-containing protein is translated as MSRDGFTLIELLAVIAILGVLTSILIPAIGSIRSGAKSSQCRSNLRQIHGGVILYATENEGWLPPNEDDRGHGAWWKQIYPAYIDGPGVFLCPADETEGISDENADLAWNGKLSYGAMGNDDPYAKQGVMDKKLSMFSEPSISVMLVDAHREGRQLAKSWFYNWPRYSPDIVPAHGDKVNLAFVDGHVEDLSVEEIEQRFDEDRIRISYGGMPSRTEKLTR
- a CDS encoding autotransporter-associated beta strand repeat-containing protein; translated protein: MNATYTYFSVVMLSVLSLQAADFSWTNGSVGGNWSDGTNWNQSGSVPGSSDNVVAPTAFGQVAIDTDVEIQNFTYATGGSSWSLVNIGADHTMSVNQLYKAGGLSLYFTSNSATEKLSLEVGELVARDGILNLGGVNSWQANALGSLSVSGTTHVYGNLNVNADNASLGLIHFREAGGTLAIASYRTGGNATRSVSSSGLTGDAGSLYVTSANLQSSSASLEGQLTVNTDTDYSYSGELVDRGGSGTVGDVTLSLIKAGVGTQSLNGSNTYSGTTTVNGGTLLVNGTHSNAGSYQLNGGTLGGSGTISTTDADVTVANCAGLTPGDNGVGVLSLNLGTGTLDLSAALESQDVLAYELDSIGASDRIDLTGILNIGSGVLDLSSFSFDFLSGVEEGSYTLISSSEIIAGTLGTNLSGTQDGWELDLYLSGDNQKVMMDVSAIPEVSSTGLLMGVGVLLFLGSKRKR